From Deltaproteobacteria bacterium, a single genomic window includes:
- a CDS encoding FAD-dependent oxidoreductase, translating into TSIGKDLTLDQLKNDHDVIFVASGANGSAKIALEGAEKGGVLWGLDFLQDVGQGKSFDFKGDVIVVGGGNVAIDVALTAGRMGAVNVHLFCLENREEMPAHKWEIARAEEEGVLIYNSYGPKKIFGEDTATGLGLIKCTSVFDEAGNFNPTYDEEITYKKEAHHIILAVGQTADLGFLKGRDDIKVNKAGIEVNEKDLSTGEPGVFAGGDVVSGPESIIAAIALGRRAAISIDEYLGGDGDITETLASPEGEVLLPEIIGEAQPRNDMALLKPWERVFGFDQVELPLTDEQIEAEASRCLDCDARQFEVVLNMEYCKECGYCAEVCGVDVFAPADFFNAKGYRPMECQSADWCVGCFKCFFACPDFAIDVQEVTA; encoded by the coding sequence ACTAGCATTGGAAAAGACCTCACTCTGGATCAGTTGAAAAATGATCATGACGTAATCTTTGTGGCCAGCGGCGCCAACGGGAGCGCAAAGATTGCCTTAGAGGGCGCTGAAAAAGGGGGCGTCCTGTGGGGCCTTGATTTTTTGCAGGACGTTGGACAAGGAAAATCGTTTGATTTCAAAGGGGATGTTATTGTGGTCGGCGGTGGAAACGTCGCTATTGACGTTGCTTTGACGGCCGGGAGAATGGGAGCCGTTAATGTACATCTCTTCTGTCTGGAGAACAGAGAAGAAATGCCTGCTCATAAATGGGAAATTGCCCGGGCCGAGGAAGAGGGAGTGCTGATTTATAATTCCTACGGGCCGAAGAAGATTTTCGGAGAGGACACCGCTACCGGGCTCGGACTGATAAAATGCACTTCTGTTTTTGATGAAGCCGGCAACTTTAACCCCACCTATGATGAAGAGATTACCTATAAGAAGGAGGCGCATCATATCATCCTGGCCGTGGGTCAGACTGCGGACCTTGGATTTCTAAAAGGGCGCGATGATATCAAGGTCAATAAAGCAGGAATCGAGGTCAACGAAAAAGACCTGTCCACGGGTGAGCCCGGGGTCTTTGCCGGTGGGGATGTGGTGAGCGGCCCGGAGTCAATAATCGCCGCCATAGCTCTGGGGAGGAGAGCTGCTATCAGCATTGATGAGTATCTGGGCGGCGACGGCGATATAACTGAAACTCTGGCTAGCCCTGAAGGTGAGGTTCTTTTGCCAGAGATCATTGGGGAAGCGCAGCCTCGAAACGATATGGCTCTTTTGAAGCCTTGGGAAAGAGTCTTCGGCTTTGATCAGGTGGAATTGCCTCTGACGGATGAGCAGATTGAGGCTGAAGCGAGCCGTTGTTTAGACTGTGACGCGCGTCAGTTCGAGGTTGTTTTGAACATGGAGTACTGTAAAGAATGCGGTTATTGTGCGGAGGTCTGCGGGGTGGATGTCTTTGCCCCTGCCGATTTCTTTAACGCCAAGGGTTATCGTCCCATGGAGTGCCAGTCTGCGGACTGGTGTGTGGGTTGCTTCAAGTGTTTTTTCGCCTGTCCTGATTTTGCGATTGATGTTCAAGAAGTAACCGCGTGA